The following proteins are encoded in a genomic region of Alnus glutinosa chromosome 8, dhAlnGlut1.1, whole genome shotgun sequence:
- the LOC133875497 gene encoding OVARIAN TUMOR DOMAIN-containing deubiquitinating enzyme 2: MEGTVVRRVIPSDNSCLFNAVGYVMDHDKHKAPELRQVIAATVASDPEKYSEAFLGKPNEEYCAWILDSEKWGGAIELSILADHYGREIAAYDIQTSRCDLYGQEKKYSERVMLIYDGLHYDALAMSPFEEAPEEFDQTIFAVQKGRTVGPVEGVALNFVKEQQRKRSYTDTANFTLRCGVCQIGVIGQKEAVEHAQGTGHVNFQEYR; encoded by the exons ATGGAAGGTACTGTTGTGAGAAGGGTCATTCCCTCGGACAATAGTTGCCTCTTTAACGCCGTTGG GTATGTCATGGATCATGACAAACATAAAGCTCCTGAGTTGAGACAG GTTATAGCTGCAACAGTGGCAAGTGATCCAGAAAAATATTCTGAAGCATTTCTTGGAAAGCCAAATGAAGAGTATTGTGCTTGGATTCTTGACTCAGAGAAGTGGGGAG GTGCCATTGAGCTTTCGATATTAGCCGATCATTATGGACGTGAAATTGCAGCATATGATATTCAGACCTCACGATGTGATTTGTATGGTCAG GAAAAGAAGTACTCCGAAAGGGTTATGCTGATTTATGATGGGCTCCATTACGATGCTTTAGCT ATGTCACCTTTTGAGGAAGCCCCAGAGGAGTTTGATCAGACTATTTTTGCAGTACAGAAGGGCAGGACCGTTGGTCCGGTTGAGGGGGTTGCTCTTAATTTTGTGAAGGAGCAGCAAAG GAAAAGGAGTTACACTGATACTGCCAACTTTACCTTGCGTTGTGGGGTGTGCCAAATTGGAGTAATTGGCCAGAAG GAGGCTGTGGAACATGCACAAGGAACAGGCCATGTCAACTTTCAAGAGTACAGATAA
- the LOC133875458 gene encoding uncharacterized protein LOC133875458, with the protein MKITGKPQLPATFPASVSTKTLKASPDSDLQYKSATTRRPARRLARTPTRLRRPGAPSGRRSRPETPLLRWSVDGGNRNDRVEEDQKSARECRRRTHRRGQDEVVVSARKLAAGLWRLQIPEVAAGAGGARLGLQHGVGHIGVPFPCHRSSKGHGFEVKDLLQSPSSIAGTKNGFLSKLEPSLQISNSAMEGATKWDPVCFKTSDEVRQIYGHMKLLDQQLSAVSMVSALEAELERARAYIQELETERRSSKKKLEHFLKKVSEEKASWRSREHEKIRAFIDDLKSELSRERKNRQRIEMVNSKLVNELADAKLSAKHYMHDYEKERKGRELIEEVCDELAKEIGEDKAEVEALKRESMKLQDEVEEERKMLQMAEVWREERVQMKLVDAKVALEEKYSQMNKLVSDLETFLRSRSASPDVKEMREAELLLQNAASVNIQVIKEFSYEPPNPDDIFSVFEDVNFAESNEREIESCVAYSPASPVSKIHTVSPEVNMINKGSIQRHSNTFIDQNGDIEEDESGWETVSHLEDQGSSYSPEGSAPSVNKNRRDSNVSRSGTEWEGNAGEETPITEISEVCSVPTRQLKKVSSIARLWRSCPSNGENYKIISVEGMNGRLSNGRISNGSTISPDRGSRKDGISPPDLAGQWSSPDYGDPHRGMKGCIPRSTQKNSLKAKLLEARMESQKVQLRHVLKQKI; encoded by the exons ATGAAGATTACAGGAAAGCCGCAACTTCCGGCGACATTCCCGGCGAGCGTCTCTACCAAAACCCTAAAGGCGTCGCCGGACTCAGATCTCCAATACAAGTCAGCAACCACTCGAAGACCCGCACGGCGCTTGGCCCGGACCCCGACCCGCTTGAGGAGGCCTGGAGCTCCGTCCGGGAGGCGGAGCCGCCCCGAGACCCCGCTGCTGAGGTGGAGCGTCGACGGAGGCAACCGAAACGACCGCGTCGAGGAGGACCAGAAGTCGGCAAGAGAATGTCGCCGGAGGACTCACCGGAGGGGACAGGACGAGGTGGTCGTGTCGGCGAGGAAGCTCGCCGCTGGGCTCTGGCGGTTGCAGATTCCAGAGGTGGCTGCCGGCGCCGGTGGAGCTCGGCTAGGGCTTCAG CACGGTGTTGGCCATATAGGCGTTCCCTTTCCGTGTCATCGTAGCAGCAAAGGTCATGGTTTTGAAGTGAAGGATCTGTTACAAAGCCCTAGTTCCATTGCTGGTACAAAGAATGGATTCTTGTCCAAG CTTGAACCTTCATTACAAATTTCAAACTCTGCAATGGAGGGGGCAACAAAGTGGGACCCTGTCTGCTTTAAGACATCAGATGAAGTGCGGCAGATTTATGGTCACATGAAGCTCCTTGACCAGCAACTAAGTGCTGTTTCAATGGTTTCTGCACTTGAAGCAGAATTAGAGCGGGCTCGAGCCTACATTCAGGAGCTCGAGACTGAGCGCCGATCCTCAAAAAAGAAACTTGAGCACTTTTTGAAGAAAGTCAGCGAGGAAAAGGCCTCATGGCGTAGTAGGGAGCATGAGAAAATCCGTGCATTTATTGATGACTTGAAATCTGAATTGAGCAGAGAAAGGAAAAATCGCCAGAGGATCGAAATGGTGAATTCCAAATTGGTTAATGAGCTGGCTGATGCCAAATTATCTGCAAAGCATTATATGCATGactatgaaaaagaaagaaaaggcagGGAATTAATTGAGGAAGTATGTGACGAGCTTGCTAAGGAAATTGGAGAAGACAAGGCTGAAGTTGAAGCACTTAAGAGGGAGTCCATGAAACTCCAAGACGAAGTGGAAGAGGAAAGGAAGATGTTGCAGATGGCTGAGGTCTGGCGGGAAGAACGTGTTCAGATGAAGCTGGTAGATGCAAAGGTGGCCCTTGAGGAGAAGTACTCTCAGATGAACAAGCTTGTATCTGATCTAGAGACATTTCTGAGGTCAAGAAGTGCAAGTCCAGATGTGAAGGAGATGAGAGAAGCAGAGTTGCTCCTACAGAACGCTGCCTCTGTGAATATTCAAGTTATCAAGGAATTTTCTTATGAACCCCCCAACCCAGATGatattttctctgtttttgaAGATGTTAATTTTGCTGAATCCAATGAGAGGGAGATTGAGTCATGTGTCGCTTACAGTCCTGCCAGTCCTGTCTCCAAAATTCATACAGTGAGTCCTGAAGTTAATATGATTAACAAGGGCAGCATTCAGAGACATTCAAATACATTTATTGATCAGAATGGTGATATAGAAGAAGATGAAAGTGGGTGGGAAACTGTGAGCCATCTTGAGGATCAGGGCTCAAGTTATTCACCAGAAGGGAGTGCCCCATCTGTCAACAAGAATCGCCGAGACAGTAATGTCTCAAGGAGCGGCACGGAATGGGAGGGAAATGCTGGTGAAGAAACACCAATTACTGAAATCAGTGAAGTCTGCTCTGTACCAACAAGGCAGTTGAAGAAGGTCTCATCCATAGCACGGCTTTGGAGATCATGCCCAAGTAATGGTGAAAATTACAAGATTATCTCTGTAGAGGGGATGAACGGTAGACTTTCAAATGGAAGGATATCCAATGGGAGTACGATATCCCCAGATAGGGGTTCTCGTAAAGACGGGATTAGCCCCCCTGATTTGGCAGGGCAGTGGAGTTCTCCCGATTACGGGGATCCTCACAGAGGGATGAAAGGGTGCATTCCTCGCAGCACACAGAAGAATAGTTTGAAGGCAAAGCTTTTGGAGGCAAGGATGGAAAGCCAAAAGGTCCAATTGCGCCATGTTCTTAAACAGAAGATTTAG
- the LOC133874512 gene encoding transcription factor IIIA-like, protein MGEIEKPIFRDIRRYFCEYCSICRSKKSLITSHNLTHHKEEMEEKGVDEEEKIEGTKSNTCTECGASFKKPAYLKQHMQSHSLERPYTCKVDDCHSSYRRKDHLTRHLLQHQGKLFNCPIENCNREFSLQGNMKRHVKELHGQDHPPTDAKCQKQYVCPEIGCGKVFRFASKLRKHEDSHVKLDSVEAFCCEAGCMKYFANDQCLKAHIKSCHQHITCEICGTKQLKKNIKRHLRMHEAKVSLVRIKCNHKGCLHTFSNKSNLRQHVKAVHLDLKPFACSFTGCGMRFAHKHVRDNHEKTGNHVYTPGDFEESDEQFQSRPRGGRKRKCPTVEMLIRKRVTPPSQLDEGSDYLSWLLSQRTDNE, encoded by the exons ATGGGTGAGATAGAAAAGCCGATATTCAGAGACATAAGGCGTTATTTCTGTGAGTACTGCAGCATTTGCAGGTCCAAGAAGTCCCTCATCACCTCTCACAACCTCACCCATCACAAg GAAGAAATGGAGGAGAAGGGTGTtgatgaagaagagaaaatagagGGGACAAAATCCAATACTTGCACAGAATGTGGTGCCTCTTTCAAGAAACCAGCGTATTTGAAGCAACATATGCAGAGTCATTCCCTCGAG AGGCCGTATACTTGTAAAGTTGATGATTGCCATTCCAGCTATAGAAGAAAGGACCACTTGACTCGCCATCTTCTTCAGCACCAAGGAAAACTCTTCAATTGTCCAATTGAGAACTGCAACCGTGAATTTTCTTTACAAGGCAACATGAAAAGGCACGTGAAAGAACTTCATGGCCAGGATCACCCTCCCACTGATGCTAAATGCCAGAAGCAGTATGTCTGCCCTGAAATTGGGTGTGGGAAGGTTTTCAGATTTGCGTCAAAGTTGCGGAAGCATGAGGACTCCCATG TTAAACTAGACTCAGTGGAGGCGTTCTGTTGTGAAGCTGGTTGTATGAAATATTTTGCCAATGATCAATGCCTTAAGGCCCACATCAAGTCCTGCCACCAACATATTACTTGTGAGATATGCGGGACCAAGCAGCTGAAAAAGAACATTAAGCGGCACCTGCGAATGCATGAAGCCAAAGTGTCGTTGGTGAGGATCAAATGCAATCACAAGGGTTGTCTTCACACATTTTCAAAT aaatCAAATCTCCGTCAGCATGTGAAGGCTGTGCACCTTGATCTTAAACCCTTTGCCTGTAGCTTTACTGGTTGTGGAATGAGATTCGCACACAAGCACGTGAGAGACAATCATGAAAAAACAGGGAACCATGTTTACACACCT GGGGACTTTGAGGAGTCAGATGAGCAATTTCAATCCAGGCCTAGGGGCGGGCGGAAGAGAAAGTGCCCAACTGTAGAAATGCTGATCCGAAAGAGGGTTACTCCACCAAGTCAGTTGGATGAGGGATCTGACTATCTTTCTTGGTTGCTCTCACAGAGGACTGACAACGAGTAG
- the LOC133875280 gene encoding reactive Intermediate Deaminase A, chloroplastic produces MAWCAARSIHVPAIDVGALRKRAPVAAGVGFASVAGTTLWNSFPSSSKRSTPFACLGISTDSRIKEAVQTEKAPAALGPYSQAIKANNFLFVSGVLGLVPETGKFISDSVEDQTEQVLKNMGEILKAGGASYAAVVKTTIMLADLKDFKKVNEIYAKYFPSPAPARATYQVAALPLDAKIEIECIAAL; encoded by the exons ATGGCGTGGTGTGCAGCTAGGTCGATCCACGTGCCGGCGATCGATGTGGGCGCGCTGCGCAAACGGGCTCCAGTGGCAGCCGGCGTAGGATTTGCCTCCGTGGCAGGCACCACCTTGTGGAACTCCTTCCCCTCTTCTTCCAAGCGCTCTACGCCCTTCGCTTGCTTGGGCATTTCCACTGATTCTC GTATAAAGGAAGCTGTTCAAACAGAGAAGGCTCCTGCAGCACTGGGACCATATTCTCAGGCCATCAAAGCCAACAACTTTCTCTTCGTGTCTGGTGTTCTTGGACTTGTTCCAGAG ACTGGGAAGTTCATCTCGGATTCTGTGGAAGATCAAACAGAGCAG GTTCTCAAAAATATGGGGGAAATACTGAAAGCTGGTGGTGCAAGTTATGCTGCAGTAGTTAAGACAACAATTAT GTTAGCTGACTTGAAAGACTTCAAGAAAGTGAACGAGATTTATGCTAAAT ATTTCCCTTCGCCTGCCCCTGCTCGTGCAACCTATCAGGTAGCAGCATTACCGTTGGATGCCAAGATCGAAATTGAGTGCATTGCTGCATTATAA